From a region of the Haematobia irritans isolate KBUSLIRL chromosome 4, ASM5000362v1, whole genome shotgun sequence genome:
- the cert gene encoding ceramide transfer protein isoform X2 — protein MPSIRYMMRGLKIKGKHAFVEGPHSTLPEDEFFDAVETGLDKIEEDMQLRVKLKLQSQQSQISTNTITSAQTENGEDGGDDEEFGTGALAKAHGLWNEIDRVCLEQLHHARQGVGQDGNGWQIFADEGEIKMYKREEEVNGMVVDPLKAYHSVKGVTAREMCHYFFMPEFRNEWETTLEDCTILEKISPDTYLFLQTHKRVWPASQRDALFWSHMRKITDDLDEGAADTWIVCNNSTDYSKQESKNGKCVRIFLTVIMACQTHLPPGKTKSDNLSRDDLTCKVTYCSVVNPGGWAPASALRAIYKREYPKFLKRFTSYVIDQRKDKPIMF, from the exons ATGCCTTCAATACGTTATATGATGAGAGGTTTAAAAATTAAGGGCAAACATGCTTTTGTT GAAGGACCCCATTCCACATTACCCGAAGATGAATTCTTTGATGCTGTCGAAACGGGATTGGATAAAATTGAAGAGGACATGCAATTACGAGTCAAATTGAAATTGCAATCACAACAGTCACAAATTTCAACAAACACCATTACTTCCGCACAGACAGAAAATGGAGAGGATGGTGGAGATGATGAAGAATTTGGAACTGGTGCATTGGCAAAAGCTCATGGTCTATGGAATGAG ATAGATAGGGTGTGCCTTGAACAACTACACCATGCCCGGCAGGGAGTTGGTCAAGATGGAAATGGCTGGCAAATATTTGCCGATGAGGGTGAAATCAAAATGTACAAACGTGAGGAAGAGGTCAATGGAATGGTTGTGGATCCATTAAAAGCATACCATTCCGTGAAAGGAGTAACGGCACGGGAAATGTGTCATTATTTCTTTATGCCGGAATTCCGCAATGAATGGGAAA caACTCTTGAGGACTGTACcatattggagaaaatttctccAGATACATATTTATTCCTTCAGACACATAAACGCGTTTGGCCTGCTAGTCAAAGAGATGCTCTATTTTGGTCACATATGCGAAAAATTACTGATGACTTAGATGAAGGTGCCGCAGATACGTGGATTGTTTGCAATAACTCTACTGATTATTCAAAACAGGAG tcaAAGAATGGCAAATGCGTTCGTATATTTTTAACAGTTATCATGGCATGCCAGACACATTTACCTCCGGGCAAAACTAAATCGGATAATTTATCAAGAGACGATTTAACATGTAAAGTCACATATTGTTCTGTGG TTAATCCTGGTGGTTGGGCACCTGCTTCAGCTTTACGCGCTATATATAAGCGTGAATATCCAAAGTTCCTTAAACGTTTCACCAGCTACGTGATAGATCAGCGTAAAGATAAACCTATCATGTTCTGA